A part of Micromonospora chersina genomic DNA contains:
- a CDS encoding ALF repeat-containing protein: protein MRWKLPAGVLMALAFLIPAVPATAQTEPPVLNEACQTVERKVYTDIRELVTIDLDTATNVEVRVLANQILAAANADSLPVLPDAIQEHLDGTADELRAFLKADVQNAWSTALRVTVVRTLTGAGANVKAAAQKALDEGTVDAYLAYLNNGLYAARALDCASQPAPTPTAQPVPTPSATPSATTTIAPAPAPSASLGAPGGEGGGLPVTGANTAAVAGIGGALLLLGGAGYLIGRRRRSRFVA, encoded by the coding sequence ATGCGATGGAAGCTACCTGCCGGCGTCCTCATGGCGCTGGCCTTTCTGATTCCGGCGGTACCGGCGACGGCTCAGACCGAGCCGCCCGTGCTGAACGAGGCATGCCAAACGGTTGAGCGCAAGGTGTACACGGACATCCGTGAGCTTGTCACCATCGACCTGGATACCGCCACCAATGTAGAGGTGCGCGTGTTAGCCAACCAGATCCTGGCCGCAGCGAACGCCGACTCGTTGCCCGTTCTGCCTGACGCCATTCAGGAGCACCTGGACGGCACCGCGGATGAGCTGCGCGCATTCCTCAAGGCGGACGTGCAGAACGCCTGGTCAACGGCCCTGCGGGTCACGGTGGTCCGGACCTTGACGGGCGCCGGCGCCAACGTGAAGGCGGCCGCGCAGAAGGCGCTCGACGAGGGGACCGTTGACGCCTATCTGGCTTACCTGAACAACGGCCTGTACGCCGCACGTGCGCTCGACTGCGCGTCTCAGCCCGCACCGACACCGACGGCTCAGCCCGTACCGACACCGAGCGCTACGCCCAGCGCCACGACGACCATCGCACCGGCCCCTGCTCCCTCCGCCAGCCTGGGCGCTCCCGGCGGCGAGGGCGGTGGGCTGCCCGTCACCGGTGCGAACACCGCGGCCGTCGCCGGCATCGGCGGTGCGCTTCTGCTCCTCGGCGGCGCGGGCTACCTGATCGGTCGCCGACGCCGGTCACGTTTCGTGGCATAG
- a CDS encoding dihydrofolate reductase family protein, with amino-acid sequence MIINGSATLNRNLADARLIDRYHLLVFPVLLGAGKRLFSDTDRDKQNLKLIESESYANGIQKMVYDAIR; translated from the coding sequence ATCATCATCAACGGCAGCGCGACCCTGAACCGCAACCTGGCCGACGCCCGCCTGATCGACCGCTACCACCTGCTGGTCTTTCCGGTCCTGCTCGGCGCGGGCAAGCGGCTGTTCAGCGACACCGACCGGGACAAGCAGAACCTCAAGCTCATCGAGAGCGAGTCATACGCCAACGGAATCCAGAAGATGGTCTACGACGCCATTCGCTGA
- a CDS encoding glycoside hydrolase family 3 N-terminal domain-containing protein, protein MPAPTRSAGLTRRQLAGQRIIYSYPGLTPPASLLRIIRAGEAAGVIFFGENIAGTAQISNVIAQLRRAQAQSPVHVPLLLMADQEGGLIRRLPGAPMRSEKQIGQSADPVTAAAAAGTGAGRTLATVGMNVNLAPVLDVYSTAGNFIDQYQRSYSPNPGTVAPLGRAFIAAQQRTGVAATAKHFPGLGWAATAQNTDTGPVTLSQSLARLRGTDEFPYSAAVAIGVDLVMVSWATYPALDPNRPAGLSPTVVGQELRGRIGFTGVTITDALEAAALAHYGSTGQRAVAAATAGMDLILCSARDVSQGKAATDALVKAQAGGQLDSTGFIAAADRIAALRAHLH, encoded by the coding sequence GTGCCCGCGCCGACCAGGTCGGCCGGCCTTACCAGGCGCCAACTGGCCGGGCAGCGGATCATCTACTCCTATCCCGGGTTGACACCACCGGCGAGCCTGCTGAGGATCATCCGCGCCGGTGAGGCCGCCGGGGTGATCTTCTTCGGGGAGAACATCGCCGGCACCGCCCAGATCAGCAATGTGATCGCCCAGTTGCGACGAGCCCAGGCGCAGAGCCCGGTCCACGTGCCGCTGCTGCTGATGGCGGACCAGGAGGGTGGCCTGATCCGGCGGCTGCCGGGGGCGCCCATGCGGTCGGAGAAGCAGATCGGCCAGTCCGCTGATCCGGTGACCGCAGCGGCCGCGGCGGGCACCGGAGCCGGCCGCACCCTTGCCACGGTGGGCATGAACGTGAACCTCGCCCCGGTTCTCGACGTCTACTCCACTGCGGGCAACTTCATCGACCAGTACCAGCGCTCCTACAGCCCGAACCCCGGCACCGTCGCGCCCCTGGGGCGGGCGTTCATCGCCGCCCAGCAGCGCACCGGCGTGGCCGCCACCGCCAAGCACTTCCCCGGACTGGGATGGGCGGCAACGGCCCAGAACACCGACACCGGGCCGGTCACCCTGTCCCAGTCGCTGGCCAGGTTGCGCGGCACCGACGAATTCCCGTACTCGGCCGCCGTCGCCATCGGCGTCGACCTCGTCATGGTGTCCTGGGCCACCTACCCGGCGCTGGACCCGAACCGCCCAGCAGGCCTGTCACCGACCGTGGTCGGGCAAGAGTTGCGCGGCCGCATCGGGTTCACCGGGGTGACCATCACCGACGCCCTGGAAGCCGCTGCGCTGGCGCACTACGGCAGCACCGGCCAGCGTGCGGTCGCCGCCGCGACCGCCGGCATGGACCTGATCCTGTGCTCCGCCCGTGACGTCAGCCAGGGCAAAGCCGCCACCGACGCCCTGGTCAAGGCCCAGGCCGGGGGCCAGCTCGACTCCACCGGCTTCATCGCCGCGGCGGATCGGATCGCCGCCCTGCGGGCCCATCTCCACTGA
- a CDS encoding SCO6745 family protein, whose translation MTHPLAKVHRMFELVEPIATVTFSEVPNEAFLALGMRNYWDGYFAGRAAPLGLAPAEVVHAVFYNFADGEVARHIPWVWGKITPQEAIAVRERGSTAALRQRIGQLADSPALVRAADLATRAAVSAPTEGRALYAGLRALDVPAEPVARLWHAATLLREHRGDGHNVALLAHGIGGTEAHVLLALSLGMRAQEFGRTHHLPTAQLAAVVDGMRRRGLVDAAGGFTDAGRQTKERIEALTDELAAPAYDVLTADELDELIAGLEPIAAATQETDH comes from the coding sequence ATGACGCACCCACTGGCCAAGGTCCACCGCATGTTCGAGCTGGTCGAGCCGATCGCCACCGTCACCTTCTCCGAGGTGCCGAACGAGGCGTTCCTGGCCTTGGGTATGCGCAACTACTGGGACGGGTACTTCGCGGGCCGGGCCGCGCCGCTGGGTCTGGCGCCGGCCGAGGTGGTGCACGCGGTCTTCTACAACTTCGCCGACGGCGAGGTGGCGCGCCACATCCCGTGGGTCTGGGGGAAGATCACCCCGCAGGAGGCGATCGCGGTGCGCGAGCGGGGCAGCACGGCAGCGCTGCGGCAGAGGATCGGGCAGCTCGCCGACTCCCCCGCTCTGGTGCGGGCCGCCGACCTGGCCACCCGAGCAGCGGTCAGCGCGCCGACCGAGGGCCGCGCGCTGTACGCAGGCCTGCGGGCGCTCGACGTGCCCGCCGAGCCGGTGGCCAGGCTCTGGCACGCGGCGACGCTGCTGCGGGAGCACCGCGGGGACGGCCACAACGTCGCTCTCCTCGCCCACGGCATCGGCGGCACCGAAGCCCACGTGCTGCTCGCCCTCTCCCTCGGCATGCGGGCGCAGGAGTTCGGCCGCACCCACCACCTGCCCACGGCACAGCTCGCCGCTGTCGTCGACGGTATGCGCCGCCGCGGCCTCGTGGACGCCGCCGGCGGGTTCACCGACGCCGGCCGCCAGACCAAGGAGCGAATCGAGGCCCTCACCGACGAGCTGGCCGCACCGGCGTACGACGTACTCACCGCCGACGAGCTCGACGAGCTGATCGCGGGGCTCGAGCCGATCGCCGCCGCGACACAGGAAACCGACCACTGA
- a CDS encoding ricin-type beta-trefoil lectin domain protein: MVIVAATTGTFVTASPAEAATAITINGSSGGRVFDGVGAISGGGGNSRLLIDYPEPQRTQLLDYLFKPGYGAAVQLLKLEIGGDTNTTSGAEPSHEHTRGVVNCDRGYQWWLAEQARARNPGVKLVGLTWGAPGWIGSDFWTTDSINYLLHWLGCATSHGLTVDYLGGWNEKGFNATWYKNLRAALDAGGYSAVKIVASDDFGWGAADEALRDPAFGRAVAVFGSHYVCGYRSAQTDCPSSSNAVNSGKPLWASENGSDDYNAGANALARGINRGYLDGKMTAYINWPIIAAITPNIPWATMGVAVAPQPWSGYYSIGKNAWVMAQTTQFTAPGWRYLDSSSGYLGGNRNNGSYVSLRSPTGSDYSTIIETMDATSAQTLNLTVTGGLSQGTVHVWSTNVRSNNPADHFVRGADLTPSGGAMSLTVQPGYVYSITTTTGQGKGTATSPAQGTLPLPYSDTFDSYPVAREARYLMDAQGSFEIVTCGGGRSGRCVRQMSEQAPIKWTSQLAEPYTLLGDLSWTNYTVSSDVMLEKTGYAQLIGRAAAYQFQSPANLNGYYLRVNSSGSWSILSNNTSGQVQTLASGTVAALGTGRWHTLALKFSGATITASIDGTTVGTVTDYTSGAGQVGYATGQGITAQFDNLTVTPGSGGTGGSSGVLRGVGSGRCLDVPNASQTDGTLLNIWDCNGGSNQQWTATASNQLIVYGNKCLDVPGHATSAGTRVQIWTCNGGTNQQWRLNADGTVVGVESGLCLDVTNAATSNGSPVAIWTCNGGDNQRWTRS; the protein is encoded by the coding sequence ATGGTGATCGTCGCCGCCACCACCGGGACGTTCGTGACGGCTTCGCCGGCCGAGGCAGCCACGGCGATCACCATCAACGGCTCGTCGGGGGGCCGGGTGTTCGATGGCGTCGGCGCGATCAGCGGCGGTGGCGGCAACAGCCGTCTGCTCATCGACTATCCGGAACCGCAGCGCACCCAGCTCCTGGACTACCTGTTCAAGCCCGGCTACGGCGCGGCGGTGCAACTGCTCAAGCTTGAGATCGGCGGGGACACCAACACGACGTCCGGCGCCGAGCCGAGCCACGAACACACGCGTGGCGTGGTGAACTGCGACCGTGGGTACCAGTGGTGGCTCGCCGAACAGGCCAGGGCCCGCAACCCCGGCGTCAAGCTGGTGGGCCTGACCTGGGGTGCTCCCGGCTGGATCGGCAGCGACTTCTGGACGACGGATTCGATCAACTACCTCCTGCACTGGCTCGGGTGCGCCACCTCCCACGGACTGACCGTTGACTACCTCGGCGGCTGGAACGAGAAGGGCTTCAACGCCACCTGGTACAAGAACCTCCGGGCCGCGCTCGACGCCGGCGGGTACTCCGCCGTGAAGATCGTCGCCTCGGACGACTTCGGCTGGGGCGCTGCCGACGAAGCCCTCCGCGATCCGGCCTTCGGCCGGGCCGTCGCGGTCTTCGGTTCGCACTACGTGTGTGGGTACCGCAGCGCCCAGACCGACTGCCCGAGCTCCAGCAACGCCGTGAACAGCGGCAAGCCGCTGTGGGCCAGCGAGAACGGGTCCGACGACTACAACGCCGGCGCGAACGCGCTCGCCCGAGGCATCAACCGCGGCTACCTCGACGGGAAGATGACCGCGTACATCAACTGGCCGATCATCGCGGCCATCACGCCGAACATCCCGTGGGCCACCATGGGCGTCGCGGTCGCCCCGCAGCCGTGGTCGGGCTACTACTCGATCGGTAAGAACGCCTGGGTGATGGCGCAGACCACGCAGTTCACCGCCCCGGGCTGGCGCTATCTCGACTCCTCCAGCGGCTACCTGGGCGGCAACCGCAACAACGGCAGCTACGTGTCCCTCCGGTCGCCCACCGGAAGCGACTACAGCACCATCATCGAGACGATGGACGCCACCAGCGCACAGACCCTCAACCTCACCGTCACCGGGGGACTGTCCCAGGGCACCGTGCACGTCTGGTCCACAAATGTGCGGTCCAACAACCCGGCGGATCACTTCGTGCGCGGCGCGGACCTCACGCCGTCCGGCGGCGCGATGTCACTGACCGTCCAGCCCGGCTACGTCTACAGCATCACCACGACGACCGGGCAGGGGAAGGGCACCGCGACCAGTCCGGCGCAGGGGACGCTGCCGCTGCCCTACAGCGACACCTTCGACAGCTACCCGGTCGCCCGCGAGGCCCGGTACCTGATGGACGCGCAGGGCTCGTTCGAGATCGTGACGTGTGGAGGTGGCCGGTCCGGACGGTGCGTACGGCAGATGTCGGAGCAGGCACCGATCAAATGGACCTCGCAGCTGGCCGAGCCGTACACGCTGCTGGGCGACCTTAGCTGGACCAACTACACCGTCTCGTCCGACGTGATGCTGGAGAAGACCGGCTACGCCCAGCTCATCGGCCGGGCGGCCGCGTACCAGTTCCAGTCGCCGGCCAACCTCAACGGCTACTACCTGCGGGTCAACAGCAGCGGGTCGTGGTCGATTCTGAGCAACAACACCAGCGGCCAGGTGCAAACGTTGGCCAGCGGCACCGTCGCGGCGCTGGGCACCGGGCGCTGGCACACCCTGGCGCTGAAGTTCAGCGGCGCGACCATCACGGCCAGCATCGACGGCACCACCGTCGGCACCGTGACCGACTACACGTCGGGTGCCGGGCAGGTCGGCTACGCCACCGGGCAGGGCATCACCGCCCAGTTCGACAACCTGACCGTGACGCCGGGCAGCGGCGGCACCGGCGGGTCCAGCGGCGTGCTGCGGGGGGTCGGCTCCGGCCGGTGCCTGGACGTGCCGAACGCCAGCCAGACCGATGGCACCTTGCTGAACATCTGGGACTGCAACGGTGGCAGCAACCAGCAGTGGACGGCCACGGCCAGCAACCAGCTGATCGTGTACGGCAACAAGTGCCTGGACGTGCCGGGACACGCGACATCCGCCGGCACCAGGGTGCAGATCTGGACCTGCAACGGCGGAACGAACCAGCAATGGCGGCTCAACGCCGACGGCACCGTCGTCGGGGTGGAGTCGGGGCTGTGCCTGGACGTGACCAACGCCGCGACCAGCAACGGCAGCCCCGTCGCGATCTGGACCTGCAACGGCGGCGACAACCAGCGTTGGACCCGCAGCTGA
- a CDS encoding RICIN domain-containing protein — protein sequence MTFSYPRRSRRRLSPVLGALIVTVVAGGISLAAAHGVASAATVGTPTPVVGGQSGRCVDVPNATTANNTQLQLWDCNGQANQLWTYTSGRQLQVYGSKCLDASGQGTANGTQVIIWDCNGQTNQQWNVNANGTITGVQSGLCVDASGAATANGTKVVLWSCNGQTNQQWTLR from the coding sequence ATGACCTTCTCGTACCCGCGGCGCAGCCGCCGGCGACTGTCGCCGGTGCTCGGCGCGCTGATCGTCACCGTCGTCGCCGGCGGCATCTCCCTGGCGGCCGCGCACGGCGTCGCCTCGGCCGCAACCGTCGGCACACCGACGCCGGTCGTGGGCGGCCAGTCGGGCCGCTGCGTCGACGTGCCGAACGCCACGACGGCCAACAACACCCAGCTGCAGTTGTGGGACTGCAACGGCCAGGCCAACCAGCTCTGGACGTACACGTCGGGCAGGCAACTCCAGGTGTACGGCAGCAAGTGCCTCGACGCCTCGGGTCAGGGCACGGCCAACGGCACCCAGGTGATCATCTGGGACTGCAACGGGCAGACCAACCAGCAGTGGAACGTCAACGCCAACGGCACGATCACCGGTGTGCAGTCGGGGCTGTGCGTGGACGCCAGCGGCGCGGCCACGGCCAACGGCACCAAGGTCGTCCTGTGGTCCTGCAACGGCCAGACCAACCAACAGTGGACTCTGAGGTAA
- a CDS encoding alpha-L-fucosidase has protein sequence MPSTPSGISRRRLLAAAGITGAAAAGGVLRAAVAEATAGPSSYTASWSSVDQHPAAAEWFQDAKFGIYYHWGAFSVPAFGNEWYPRNMYNNGSAENNHHKSVYGDPSTWPYHNFINGARDRAGNWVQFAPKLRSAGGNFDPAEWAQLFADAGAKFAGPVAEHHDGFSMWNSSVNEYNSVARGPRLDLLRLHADAIRAKGLRLLVAMHHAYNFTGFYQWAPQQSDASLRKLYGQLGTPGEYQLWYDKLREIVDGYQPDLIWQDFNLSAIPESYRLDFLAYYYNRAVAWNRDVVATYKDGFNTNGEVVDYERGGPAGLQTPYWLTDDSISSSSWCYTVGIGYYSLNQMLHSLIDRVSKNGNMLLNIAPMADGTIPGGQRSILLGIGDYLKRFGESIYATRAWSAFGEGPTQMGGGSFSTPRAGTAQDIRFTRSKDNRVLYATVLGWPGATLNITTLNANRINLSSLMSVQLLGSTAGTYIDLPNRTQDGSGLRVTLPSSAPFSAPAYVVKLTFAGAIPTLGAGSITGYVRIANVTTGLVLDSGGNVASGSVLKQWNWDGSTNLQWQLVDVGSGYYRIVNRTNGMVVDSWGNSANGANARQAPWNGGNNQQWRLANLGNGRYQLVNRGTNTALDGMGNGTSGSTVCMWAPNNSTNNQWTITAV, from the coding sequence ATGCCCTCAACCCCCTCAGGGATCAGCCGCCGACGGCTGCTCGCGGCAGCCGGGATCACCGGCGCGGCCGCAGCCGGCGGCGTGCTGCGCGCCGCCGTGGCCGAGGCCACCGCCGGACCGAGCAGCTACACCGCCAGCTGGTCGTCGGTCGACCAACACCCGGCCGCCGCCGAATGGTTCCAGGACGCCAAGTTCGGCATCTACTACCACTGGGGCGCCTTCAGCGTCCCGGCGTTCGGCAACGAGTGGTACCCGCGGAACATGTACAACAACGGCTCGGCCGAGAACAACCACCACAAGAGCGTGTACGGCGATCCGTCGACGTGGCCGTACCACAACTTCATCAACGGCGCCCGGGACCGGGCGGGCAACTGGGTGCAGTTCGCTCCCAAGCTCCGGTCGGCAGGCGGCAACTTCGACCCCGCCGAGTGGGCGCAACTGTTCGCCGACGCGGGCGCCAAGTTCGCCGGGCCGGTGGCCGAGCACCACGACGGATTCTCCATGTGGAACAGCAGCGTCAACGAGTACAACTCGGTGGCCCGGGGGCCCCGGCTCGACCTGCTGCGCCTGCACGCCGACGCCATCCGGGCCAAGGGCCTCCGGCTGCTCGTCGCGATGCACCACGCGTACAACTTCACCGGCTTCTACCAGTGGGCGCCGCAGCAGTCCGACGCCAGCCTGCGCAAGCTCTACGGCCAGCTCGGCACCCCGGGGGAGTACCAGCTGTGGTACGACAAGCTGCGCGAGATCGTCGACGGCTACCAGCCCGACCTGATCTGGCAGGACTTCAACCTCAGCGCCATCCCCGAGTCGTACCGGCTGGACTTCCTGGCCTACTACTACAACCGCGCGGTCGCCTGGAACAGGGACGTCGTCGCCACGTACAAGGACGGGTTCAACACCAACGGCGAGGTTGTCGACTACGAGCGGGGCGGCCCGGCCGGCCTGCAGACGCCGTACTGGCTCACCGACGACAGCATCTCGAGCTCCAGTTGGTGCTACACGGTGGGCATCGGTTACTACTCGCTCAACCAGATGCTGCACTCGCTCATCGACCGGGTGAGCAAGAACGGCAACATGCTGCTCAACATCGCGCCGATGGCCGACGGCACGATTCCCGGCGGTCAGCGCAGCATCCTGCTCGGCATCGGTGACTACCTGAAGCGCTTCGGCGAATCCATCTACGCCACCCGCGCCTGGTCGGCCTTCGGGGAAGGGCCGACGCAGATGGGCGGCGGCTCGTTCAGCACGCCGCGCGCCGGGACCGCGCAGGACATCCGGTTCACCCGCAGCAAGGACAACCGCGTGCTGTACGCGACAGTGCTGGGCTGGCCGGGCGCGACGCTGAATATCACCACCCTGAACGCGAACCGGATCAACCTGAGCTCGCTGATGTCGGTGCAACTGCTCGGCTCGACCGCCGGCACCTACATCGACCTGCCCAACCGTACCCAGGACGGCAGCGGCCTGCGGGTCACCCTCCCGTCCAGCGCCCCGTTCAGCGCCCCCGCGTACGTGGTGAAGCTGACCTTCGCCGGGGCCATCCCGACCCTGGGCGCCGGCAGCATCACGGGCTACGTACGGATCGCGAACGTGACCACCGGCCTGGTGCTCGACAGCGGTGGCAACGTGGCGTCCGGCTCGGTGCTCAAGCAGTGGAACTGGGACGGCAGCACGAACCTGCAGTGGCAGCTGGTCGACGTGGGCAGCGGCTACTACCGCATCGTCAACCGGACCAACGGGATGGTGGTCGACAGCTGGGGCAACAGCGCCAACGGCGCCAACGCCCGGCAGGCGCCGTGGAACGGCGGCAACAACCAGCAGTGGCGGCTCGCCAACCTGGGCAACGGCCGCTACCAGCTCGTCAACCGGGGCACGAACACGGCCCTGGACGGCATGGGTAACGGCACGTCCGGCTCGACCGTGTGCATGTGGGCGCCCAACAACAGCACCAACAACCAATGGACGATCACGGCGGTCTGA
- a CDS encoding aminoglycoside phosphotransferase family protein produces the protein MATTHAVAAARSIASSLGLPSQDAIILQESNRITLRLLPCDVVARVSPAEDLVAQFEIELAQRLTAAGSPVAVLDPRVQPRPYEQDGYTVTLWSHYEPSTRTITPGDYAATLLRLHAGMRDLRTPTPHFTDRVEQAQRLVADRDRTPDLVDADRELLDSTLRRLRHAVAGRDRAEQILHGEPHPGNLLPTRTGPLFIDLETCCRGPVEFDLAHAPEEVAGHYPGLDHDLLRDCRTLTLAMATTWRWDRDDRLPEGRRLGAEWLSQIRTRG, from the coding sequence TTGGCGACGACGCATGCCGTGGCCGCGGCCCGATCGATCGCGTCGTCGCTCGGTTTGCCGAGCCAGGACGCCATCATTCTTCAGGAATCGAACCGGATCACGCTGCGCCTGCTGCCGTGTGACGTGGTGGCCCGGGTCTCACCGGCGGAAGACCTCGTCGCCCAGTTCGAGATCGAGCTCGCGCAACGGCTGACCGCCGCTGGAAGCCCGGTGGCGGTTCTCGACCCTCGCGTGCAGCCGCGCCCCTACGAACAGGACGGCTACACGGTCACGCTGTGGAGCCACTACGAGCCGTCCACTCGCACGATCACGCCGGGCGACTACGCCGCGACGCTCCTGCGGCTGCACGCCGGCATGCGCGACCTTCGCACGCCGACGCCGCACTTCACGGACCGCGTCGAGCAGGCACAGCGGCTGGTGGCCGACCGCGACCGTACGCCCGACCTTGTTGACGCCGACCGTGAGCTTCTCGACTCGACCCTGCGCCGGCTTCGCCACGCCGTCGCCGGACGCGACCGCGCCGAGCAGATCCTGCACGGCGAGCCACACCCAGGCAATCTGCTGCCGACGAGGACGGGACCACTGTTCATCGATCTGGAGACCTGCTGCCGGGGACCGGTCGAATTCGATCTCGCGCACGCGCCCGAGGAAGTAGCCGGGCACTATCCGGGTCTCGACCACGACCTGCTGCGCGACTGCCGGACGCTCACGCTGGCAATGGCCACCACGTGGCGCTGGGACCGGGACGACCGGCTTCCGGAGGGACGCCGGCTGGGCGCCGAGTGGCTCAGCCAGATCCGAACCCGCGGCTGA
- a CDS encoding DinB family protein yields MIESQREAVPRNDGGELDTSLAFLSFARSCVLKKVAGLNEEQLRRRLVVSDTTLLGLVQHLTDAERYWFGYTFAGDPRYADVDFDMVVEPDRSPDHIIAGYRAAIADSDAYLIAAAGPDVLTAQPVGDAPRTLRWVLAHMTSETIRHAGHADILRELIDGATGR; encoded by the coding sequence ATGATCGAATCCCAACGCGAAGCCGTGCCGCGCAACGACGGTGGGGAGCTCGACACATCCCTCGCCTTCTTGTCCTTCGCTCGATCGTGCGTGCTGAAGAAGGTCGCTGGGCTGAACGAGGAGCAGCTGCGGCGCCGGCTGGTCGTCTCCGACACCACGCTGCTGGGCCTGGTCCAGCACCTGACCGACGCCGAACGGTACTGGTTCGGCTACACGTTCGCCGGCGACCCGCGCTACGCCGACGTCGACTTCGATATGGTGGTCGAGCCGGACCGGTCCCCGGATCACATCATCGCCGGCTACCGGGCGGCGATCGCCGACAGCGACGCTTACCTCATCGCAGCCGCTGGCCCCGACGTCCTCACCGCGCAGCCGGTCGGTGACGCGCCTCGTACGCTTCGCTGGGTGCTCGCCCACATGACGAGCGAGACCATCCGGCATGCCGGTCACGCCGACATCCTGCGAGAGCTCATCGACGGTGCCACCGGCCGGTAG
- a CDS encoding VOC family protein — protein sequence MTIRRAVPDITTADPVASSGFYQLLGFREEMNLGWVVNLVSPSNPTAQVILITKDAAASVNPDLSVEVDDVDAAYEAVRATGAEIVHPITDEQWGVRRFFVRDPDGKVVNVVSHR from the coding sequence ATGACGATCCGCCGTGCCGTGCCCGACATCACAACCGCCGACCCGGTCGCGAGCAGCGGCTTCTACCAGCTTCTGGGCTTTCGCGAGGAGATGAACCTGGGCTGGGTGGTCAACCTGGTCTCACCGTCCAACCCCACCGCCCAGGTCATCCTCATCACCAAAGATGCCGCGGCCTCCGTCAACCCGGACCTCAGCGTCGAGGTCGATGACGTCGACGCCGCCTACGAGGCCGTACGCGCGACGGGCGCGGAGATCGTGCACCCGATCACCGACGAGCAGTGGGGTGTCCGGCGCTTCTTCGTCCGCGACCCGGACGGCAAGGTGGTCAACGTCGTCAGCCACCGCTGA